The Anomaloglossus baeobatrachus isolate aAnoBae1 chromosome 5, aAnoBae1.hap1, whole genome shotgun sequence genome includes the window TACCAAAAAACACTCTCATGTTTCTAGTCTTCTGTTAAATTGTGAACTTTTTCACATCACTGTCTTAATTAAAAATGAATTTATGTTGAATGGCTTGTATTTTGTATAAGACATTTTTAGATGTACAAAAATAATAAATTTGGTTTCATTCTTGATAGATAATTGTATCAGAAGCTCAGAAGGACATCATATATATTTAGATTGTAAAGCAGATGATTGTACTATCACACAAGATACATATGAAGAACCTGCCATTATGCCATATATACCCTCAGCGCTTCACATCACACCTCTATCCTCCAATACTGATCCTTTCAAAATGGTGTTATCATCTGATTCATCGCAGAATGTTAAGAAAACTAAACATCAAAAAAGAGGTATAATAAATCAAAAAGGTCAGACAACGATGAAGCCATTATCGTGTtcacaatgtggaaaatgttttaaccggaAATCCAATCTTCTTAAACATAAGAAaggtcacaccggggagaagccattttcctgtgaagaatgtgggaaatgttttaacgagAAATCAGATCTTttcagacatcagagaattcacacaggggagaagccattttcatgtccacaatgtggaaaatattttaatcAGAAACCtggtcttgttagacatcagagaattcacacaggggcaaagccgtattcatgttcaaaatgtgggaaatgttataatgTGAAATCGAATCTTGTTAGACATGAATGGGTTCACTTaggaaagaagccattttcatgttcagagtgtgggaaacttTATACAGATAAATCATCTCTTATTAAACATCAATATGTTCACATAGGAgcaaaaccattttcatgttcagaatgtgggaaatgttttaataggaAATCAAATCTTTATAGACATCAAAGAACTCATGTAAACGAGAAGCCGTTtatatgtttagaatgtgggaaatgttttgctggtATATCGGATCTTGTTacgcatcagaaaactcacacaggggagaagccatattcatgttcagaatgcggaaaATGTTTCTCGGGTAAATCTGATCTTGTTGCACATCATagaatacacacaggggagaaaccatttccatgttcaaaatgtgggaaatgttttaaccagaaatcaaatcttgttagacatcaaagaactcatacaggggagaagcccttttcatgctcagaatgtgggaaatattttactagAAAATTAAGTCTTAATAACCATCAAAAAACACACCTAGATGAGAAATCATTTTCAAGTT containing:
- the LOC142313157 gene encoding uncharacterized protein LOC142313157; translation: MRLVDYFFVALALVYSEPDGISLVESQLRNLQHGARLVLENCSEIRRWATNSLWNDPALHSQFIQGLAAQRRDSLLQYVTPTLLEAAMSIAIRVHRHLRERSTKTRVPFAMPDVELQQVVENEPMQHRVGMTQAAASAHLVQKITDEVRDLCSEMMLQQVVGLLVTAQSTPKPKGEDLTHINTTETYVRGDERSKEEIPTDNRPDNCIRSSEGHHIYLDCKADDCTITQDTYEEPAIMPYIPSALHITPLSSNTDPFKMVLSSDSSQNVKKTKHQKRGIINQKGQTTMKPLSCSQCGKCFNRKSNLLKHKKGHTGEKPFSCEECGKCFNEKSDLFRHQRIHTGEKPFSCPQCGKYFNQKPGLVRHQRIHTGAKPYSCSKCGKCYNVKSNLVRHEWVHLGKKPFSCSECGKLYTDKSSLIKHQYVHIGAKPFSCSECGKCFNRKSNLYRHQRTHVNEKPFICLECGKCFAGISDLVTHQKTHTGEKPYSCSECGKCFSGKSDLVAHHRIHTGEKPFPCSKCGKCFNQKSNLVRHQRTHTGEKPFSCSECGKYFTRKLSLNNHQKTHLDEKSFSSSEFGQYE